atatatatatagtatatatatatatatcatatatagtatatatatatatatatatatatatatgtatgtatgtatatctaatttTCGTACAAAGCGTGATCACCCGCCCATTCTCGTTCAGGAGTCGAATCTGGGACCTCTTGTTTGCCAGGCGAacgagaatacatacatacatacatacatacatacatacacacacacacacacacacaaacacacatatcccAGATTCGACTCCTGAGCGAGGATGGGCGGATGTTCATACTTTGTTCGAAAAATTggtgtcattttatttatttatttatttattttttcttacaaagGGGAAAGGAATTGCATgcctaataattatataaataattgggATGGTTGCAACCAGGGTGAAAAAGGGCAGGAGATAGTAATCTCATCTCAAATGAACTTCTGAAAATAGCAGAACTAACAGCTTCCGAGATGGTTTATTTGGCCTGTCATTTTGCCCTGGTCTACtgaccaaggtctagagagtatacTTTCTAGACCTTGTTACTGACCTTCAATGTATGCGAtcgtgtgcctctctctctctctctctctctctctctcctctctctctctctctcagggtaccATTTTAAATGTTCCCCCTGACTGCGACATGTACGTCATATTGTAGTGGCAACCACATTTGTGCTCATGAGTTCTAAACtaacctacaaaaataaaaggctgATATTATGCACTTGGTGCATATTAAGCTTGTAAAGCAGAAATGAATCAGAGGCTTAAGTCGGGTAAAATCAGGCTTTGTGTAAAAATGTGTTGATAGAATATTAGCGATCGCTGGACTTCCTTGCTACGAATAACAATAAACATacgcacatgcacatacaaaGGAACATACTACTACTCCGAGAATGTCCAGCAATCTCAGAATGGTTTCCACACATTCGAGTTACAAGGAGCAAAATACCATTTCATAGAGTCGCCAAAAACAACCTGGCCCGCTGGGGGTGCAAGCCAGCCCGACTCAATGCGGACATACAGGGAGGGTTACAGTCAGGAAGGGCTAAAGCCGATTATGAAACCCACAGCTAAAGCTAGAAACTGATGGAGGAGGCTCATTAAAAATAGCAACACTGTCCATgtattaagatgaaaaaaaagatgaCGATTcgccaaaagaaaaaagaaattccatCACAGACTGATTCATTGATTATTCTGAAACACTGCCGGAATAGCTAGCTAAAAGTCTCTTAAACAACGTATTTATATCCAGCAaaccttatttcttttattatccgTTTATCCCCCTGGaggtaaattttaattaaaatcgCACCCATCACAAGCTTATTCATTGATTATTCTGAAACAGAGACGGAATAGCTAGATAAAAGCCTCTTAAACGAcggtaaattttaattaaaatcgCACCCATCACAAGCTTATTCATTGATTATTCTGAAACAGAGACGGAATAGCTAGATAAAAGCCTCTTAAACAACATATTTATATCCAGCAaaccttatttcttttattatccgTTTATCCCCTTAGAggtaaagtttaattaaaatcATACATATCACACAATATCGACATTGCCCCTTTTAGATTCGACCGAAACAGGGTAATCGGAGAAATAAAATTCATCAGCAGATTTACGTTTCTTTACCCTGGTCAGCCCTTTCACGAATTCTTAATCAGATGGATTTATCCGTGCTTTTCGTGTAATTCCCCCTATATAATAAAAACCTGTCCACGGAATGGGGCTGCCAATGAAAGAAGACTAAGAACAAAAAGGAATGAACGAAATCCTTCCATTATTCTAGTTCTCCAGATACGTGCGGGCGTGAAAGAATGGGCCGGTGCTTTCGGCAACTCGTAAAAGGTAGAAAAGCGCGATCAATGATTAGATTAACGAGATGAATCGTGAGACGGAATAATTATCTTCGTCTCtgccggaaagagagagagagagagagaggagagagagagagagagaagagagagagagagaggagagagttagcTGAAGTTCCTTGGCTGTTGGGAAACAGCACTTGGAAATTTCTGCTGCCTCTCCAGaagtgtattgagagagagagagagagagagagagagagagattccttggatgTTGGAAGACAGCATTCGCTTTCTCCGTAaatagtaatgagagagagagagagagagagaatgtaatagtAACAATTTTCAACGATCTCGCGTTAGAAGTGAGATTGTCAGACGAGGACGAggcggtttaaaaaaaaaaagaaccctaAGCATATGacgtacagaaaaataaaaaaaattctttgataaAGAACTAAACTACATGAAACAGTCCTAAGAAGCCATTCCCTCCTCATCGTCGACTCCTCCCATCAGCCGCTTCGTGGAAGCCGAACAAGGTTTCATCTTGGGGAGTAACTTAACAACAATCGCCTCATTCTCAAAGTTCCAGGCTAAAGGTAAGTTCAGctgcccctctctctcccctgcgcCTCTCATTTCCAGGCCACTTCCATGTATGTTCGACAGCCGATGTCTGGAACTTTGGCATTCATGGGGGAAACTCGGCGTTCTATTACTGTTGATAGGGTTTGACTCTATAGGAAAATTTACTAATGGTAAAATTTCTGATGAGATGCCTTCGAAGACCATTGTAATTGGTTTCTGTGTCAACAACCAATTATTAGCTTTTTATGTGTGTGATTAGAGTATTAAATTAGAGCAAAAGGTTATTCAACAGGAAAGATTCCgagacgccgtgtttagtacaagccccttgaataaaagcaaaaaacgTTAACAATGCTGTAAATTCTAAATTAATTTCTGTAAATTTCTCAACTGGTCTCTCTACATTTCTCGAAGTATCTTTTTTCAGCTTCTGAAATTAGCTCGCCCGCACTGCATTGTTTACACTTTTCTACCttgctcagaattttttttttaaatatacgatATCCACACAAGGACCTCTTCTGTAATTACCGAATAAAGTGTTTTACTGATAAGCAATAATCCTTATCAGCTCAACGAAAGGCAGTCTCTGTAAATGACACTGCGATCAACGtgattagtaataaaaaaattatctcagTCTCTTGAATTAGAAcgtatttattcataaataatttacaaTCTTGACTTTTCCCATCAAATTTAGCTTGTCGTTCTTGGTGACTCCCATACCGTTAACCCAAGAGTTTACTTCTAAGCCAAACAGCCCATATGTACTTTTAGGTCGTTAACTTTCTTAACTTATCAATATAGATTTGTTTTACAATGGTAAAGGTGTCTGTGTCTACTTCAGTCATTTTCAAACTATCCTATTTCACAGTTCAGTGAAGCTTTCTGTCCGGTACACAGGTACAGTTTGACACGGACGGTAGTCGTTTAGAGGATCTTAAAATCCAGTAATGCAACCCTTAATCCTTATACACATGTATAACCCTATAACTTGACCCCATTAGTAAGGGTAGATGCCACATTGCATACCTGGTATCGAGTAAAGTTTAAAGTATTAGGACAATGTACTGCCAgggtaaaaaatatacatttccggCCATAGATGGTACGAACTGAATAAAATTGCAGGCCCCTCCAAAATTAATACTAATGTTTGTTGTTTTGGTTTAAAATGCACAGACATTCATAAGTTAGCGATCAAATTTGTAGAATTACATTACTTGATTACCTTAATTACGTAATTACCTTAGTGTCTACAAATCGGCGTCAATTTTGTGCTTTTAAGAATGAAAGCAGTAAAACCTccaatttataaaatttttaagtaTGCATTAGTCTTTCTGACCTAAGTTTATTCGTAGTCAATTTGTATGGTGTAAGCTTTTTACCATTTCCACTACTGCAAAACCATTGAAACAGTTTAGGCTAGATTTGGCACAAGGCAACCGTAAGTAAATGGGATTCTAAtttctgtttttaaactgaagttCATACCACATTCTATGGGATGATAATTCAGAAAAATTGAGAACAGGTCGGGGCTCCATAATAACAAGCAAAAGGAAAGCACCGTTCTGTAGTGTAGATTGTAGTTATAATTTTATAAACTTTAGACACCTGAGATAGGATAATAGGATGAAGCTCACTGTCGAGGTCATAAGTTTTACATATGTAGGAAAAATCTAGAATCTGTGAAAGAACTAAGTTCAAGTTTATCAAGTTAATGTGAAATTTGCGTGTAGTTCCCGAAatttcctgaaaaccttaaaTTGGGGTCCATGGTGGAACCATAAAAGGCCTCAAGACTAATCTCCGAGAAATATTTAGGTGAAGCACTGCCTGGATATCTCATAAGCAGCGAGTGGTCTGTCAGCCGCTCATTATTTTTaggttaaaaatgtaaaaaaaaaatgttaggctTACTCATGACCATTTtagtaacttttattattttgacgAGTCCTGATTAAACACTGGGGTTAGGAGTCCTCAACATCAAAATCCTCGTTAATAGTAAAAAGCCGGTATCTATGTAGGCACCTGTCCACATAAAgaactattaaattttttttggtaattctaagccctcattccgccgTAAAGTAGAGATtagcagttgacgttttcctacgttattttacttactgaacaagaattttaagtaatatttattcggacgactgtaattaacccctaaGGGCCAGTActtaacacggcgaaatacattggacgccccaatccctagtggatgtcgtattcgcggttacgtttcttgcatggtaattctaaagaatagttccgcacggactgcaaggaacgtaaccgcggatacgacattcactagggattggggcgtccaatgtatttcgccgtgtttagtactagcccccgaggttaattacagtcgtccgaataaatatgactttaaattcttgttcagtaagtaaaataacgtaggaaaacgtcaactgccatagtctactttaccgcgacTGACTTCTTTGCATCAGTATCAATCTTCAAATATCTTCTCAGATGTACTTTACAGTGGTGATCATCACGCTCCTTTCGCTATCCAGGAGCTCATCCCAAGATGTTTTCCAAAAGAGTATCAATCCTGCAGCTTTGTTCAAGAAACTAGCACAGTCCTGTGATGGCCACAACGGAGGCTGTGGCGCAGATGACCAGAATCTCTTGGCGTCAGAAGACAAGGATACCTCTGAGCACGCAGATCCGGAAGTCTCCTCACAGCCGAGAGAGACAGGTTGCCAGCCCTACACCCACGCATGTGTACCTTATTACCAGTGCATTGACGGTGAAATAAATACCTCTGGAACTGGTTTAATTGATGTAAGGAGTAAGCCATTGAGGGTAAGTCTTAACTTTTGTTTGCTCTTATTCACGTTGAAGgattcaaatttctaaattttttttttacaattatgttTATAGTTGAAGTTAGAGCGTAAAATTACCGTTCTTGTGTTCGATACAATCATGTTATTCTTGGTCATGTCCATGGGTAATTTGAATGGTTTGTGAActactaaagaagaaaaaaaatgactttcaGGAATGTACGGATCCGCAAAATCCAACCATACCAGGCGTCTGTTGCCGAATACCAGGTGCCACTACACCCGAACCCGAAAAGCCCTGTCAAGCTGGCTTAATATGTGTAGAACGAATACAGTGTAATGCAGATGGTGCAATTAAAACAGATGGCAGTGGTGTCATCGATGTACGTGCTCACAcagtaagttatttttttttatccgagtACCTAAATTTACAAAAGCAAATTGGTCAAAGAAACCAGTAAAACAATTCTATTTTCATATCAAGCAAGGCTAGGATTTTGTACGTGCTCACAcagtaagtttcttttttttatcagagtaCCTAAATTTACAAAAGCAAATTGGTCAAAGAAACCAGTAAAACACTTCTATTTTCATATCAAGCATGCTATGAAAAATCCTATCATATCAGTCTTGTGACCAATGTgcgtatacataaaggtattagtTGCCTAGTTAAATATAATTTGGATGGTTTTTTGTCTTGACTACCCTTACTGGTTCACATCCGTTGTCAAGAAAGTTTCTTTGCAGAAGATTCAGCCTTGTCGTTTAAATACTAATTCCTATGAGAGTGGGGTGTGCTGCAAACCAACGCCACTTGAAGTTTGTCCAAATTACAAAGACTGCATACTGGAATACGAATGCCATAGTGTGACTGGGCCCGAGGTGAGTATTAAATATTGTTGTATTTGTCTTGTACACTGCCAAGAATTtcactttttaacttttattgtAAAGAAATAATAGCTATTACTCAATACATCTATACCGACTGCCTATTAATTTCAAGATAATCCCCCCACTtgtcagaatctgcattaaactGAAAAAAAGCACATTGTATATTGACACTTTCCCAAATTCAGTGGATAAAGATTTTAactcctcccccttttttttgcctttttcaagGAGTGTTACATAGACAAACGTAACGGTGTGCTGGGAGTGTGCTGTGATCGTCTAATTACAAACGTTTGTCCAGAGGACGCAGAGTGTATTCCAGAGTCTGACTGTCTGGGAGAAATCTGGAACAGTGCCAGGAATTTTGTATCCCATAGGCCAGGTGGTGACTGGTACCCTTGCATTAGTCCAACTGGCAATAAAAGGGGTGTCTGCTGTCGAAGATCAGATCCTTGTCCAGGGGACTCTGTATGCATTCCAGAACCTGAGTGCAAAGGTGAGATCTGGAACAGAGCACGAACATTTGCACCATATAGACCAAATGGTGACTGGTACCCTTGCATTAGTCCAGCTAGCAATATAAGGGGTGTCTGCTGTCGCAGGTCAGATCCTTGTCCAGGGGACTCTGTATGCATTCCAGAACCTGAGTGCAAAGGTGAGATCTGGAACAGAGCACGGACATTTGCACCATATAGACCAAATGGTGACTGGTACCCTTGCATTAGTCCAGCTAGCAATATAAGGGGTGTCTGCTGTCGAAGATCAGATCCTTGTCCAGGGGACTCCGTATGCATTCCAGAACCTGAGTGCAAAGGCGAGATCTGGAACAGAGCACGGACCTTTGCACCATACAGACCAAATGGTGACTGGTACCCTTGCATTAGTCCAGATGGCAATATAAGGGGTGTCTGCTGTCGCAGGTCAGATCCTTGTCCAGGGGACTCTGTATGCGTTCCAGAACCTGAGTGCAAAGGCGAAATCTGGAACAGAGCACGGACATTTGTACCATATAGACCTAATGGTGACTGGTACCCTTGCATTAGTCCAGATGACAATATAAGGGGTGTCTGCTGCAGAAGGGAGGATCCTTGTCCAGGAGACTCTTTGTGCATTCCAGAATCTGAGTGCAAAGGTGAGATCTGGAACAGAGCACGGACATTCGCACCATATGGACCAAATGGTGACTGGTACCATTGCACTATCTCAGATGGCCGCGGCAGGGGTGTTTGCTGTCGTAGGTCCGAGATCAAGGATCCTAAGTACATTGCAGCTACCGAGTGTGGGATAAGGAACTACGGACGTGAACAAAGGTCTCGAGGCACTCTAGGAAAGAACGCAGCATTATTTGGAGAGTTTCCCTGGCAAGCAATTCTGTTCTTCAGAAATTACACCTACAAATGCGGGGCCTCTATAGTTGGGAATAGATGGTTGATTACAGGCGCTCACTGTGTTAATGGCTACACGCACAAAGACTTCAGGGCACGTCTCGGAGAATGGCAAGTTGATGTTTATGATGAACCACTTCCATACTTTGACGCTGACATTTCCCTCATCTACGCCCACCCAAACTTCAATGCAGATAACTTGCGCAACAACATTGCCATCATTGAGCTGGAAACGCCAGTCAAGTTTCAGTACCACATCAACGCCATATGTCTGCCTTCATACAGTCAGACGCTTAGTCCAGGGACAGTATGTATTGCTTCAGGATGGGGGAAGGATGCCTTCACGGGAAGCTACCAAGCCATTCTAAACAGAGTCGAGGTGCCCTTCGTAGGGCACGGTCAGTGCGAAGAGCTTCTGAGGAAGACGAGACTAGGGAGATTCTTCAAGTTGCACGAATCCTTCATGTGTGCCGGAGGAGAGGAGAACAAGGACGTCTGTACGGGAGATGGAGGTGGGCCCTTGGCTTGCAAGGATTTGGCAACTGGCAAATACTACCTTCAAGGAATAACTTCATGGGGTATTGACTGTGGGCAAAAGGATGTGCCCGGAGTGTATGCTGATGTACGGTTCTTCTCCGAATGGATTAAGGGCATCATTCGCAGATGAGCTGATAAGTGTTTTTATAGAGATAGAATTATATTCCAAGATAAACCAAACTAACATATTTTAACATTAGGTCGCTAccataaatttgttttaaaatgttacctttattaatttttaaaatatattacctTAAATTAATAAAGCTTATTATTTCTACACTGAAGTCATTTTCGCCATGCTGAAAACTCCTGAATCATACACACTCTTAGAAATTACCTAATAAAAGTACTTTGATCCAAGTTGTTTAAAATTTGAAGTCACTTTTTGTAACTGGCCGACTAACTGGCCGTATTCACGGTGAAGTTATGCACCAGTCTGAAGATGCCCCATTATACTCTTGTCTGGTTCCTGCTGCTAAAAATGAAAGTATACTTTCGAGAGACCTGATAAAATCAATTGCCAAGCAACGTAGTCCAACTTGGTTAAAATACCCCGAACGCCAGTTTAAGACCGAACACTACCAATTGCTATTTCCTGACGTCGTCTCGACCAAATCTGacgttagaaataataataaaaaagtatatatactttGCACCCAAAACCTACCGGATGGTTTTGTCAAGAAATATTGCCTGAAGTTTTCTCTACCTGTTTAACATATAACTATTCATATAACTATTCATGACCGAAAGTGTTACTCGTATTAAGGATACCTAGAGAATTATTCTGTACAGAAGCGTAAATTGGTGAAAGGACTACTAAACCTGGCAAAATAGTTTGACTAATAGAACATGAAACTGCTACGTAGTGATTATTCAAGAATGGAAAAGAAGCATTGGAATAACACTGAACCCTTCAAGAGGGGAACCGAATTATGTATTATTACGTAGTCTCAACTAAGCTGTTTTTGAGGAGAAATTAGATACAATAGGTCAGTCACAAAGCCGGTAAAATCTGTTTtaacaccattatatatatattaccgaccCTACGTCCGTTTAAGCAACACCAGTGACATTCATTACCTATGCGGAGTTTTTAGAAATAAATACCGAAATAATTTGAAGAATATCTTCGGGGAAATCGACAGTTTGAAACTCCATGGAAGAGATAAATTGAAAACGGAAATACTCTGAAAAATCGAAGGAGTTTTAGTATACGGAACATGGAAAGTCTAGCTGGGGGAAGTGAACAACGCCATGCATAGGAAACTGAACGTGAAACCAAAATGGAGGGAATAAATGTTATGCTTTtgtcattttagttattttaaaatttgttttaaactCGAACACAAATAGATTAGAGAAACCGTGAATTTCTAAAGTATATTGCGCTAGTAACAAAGAAAGCTAAGCATAGGAAACTGCAAGACTAAACTTAGAACCCAAGTCAATAGCATAAGAACAAATACTTCATAACGCGAAACTGAAAGACTAAACTTCAACCCCAAGTCAAAAGCAtaagaaaaaatactaaacaaTTTCATCAGCCAGACGATAGAACCTTGTCCCACCAAATCGTCCTACCTACATGTAAGAAGACTCGGATGAcaaaatgttaagaaataaatacatataagaaTATTCGAAACGCggaaagttaaaatatatatatatatatatatatatatatatatatatatatatatatatatacacacacacacacacacacacacacatatatatattatatatatatatatgatatatatatatatatatcatatatatatatatatataataatatatatatatatatatatatatatatataatatatatatatatatatatatatatatatagctatatatagatattatatatatatatatatatatatatatataattcatttcctCCTTACACGAAATAGCATAAGAAAAAATACTCATATATTTCAAAGGGCGGACGATAGAACCTTGTCCCACCAAATCGTCTTACCTTCAAGTAAGAAGATTCAGAGGACAAAAAGTCAAGAAATAAGTTCATATAAGAATATTCGAAACacgaaaagtacaaaaaaaaaggatttgtTTCCTCCTACTTTCACGCATACGTGATGAGAAGTCGTGCGTAGGTGACCTTTCCTACCtggaaagagaggagaaaaaggaATAAAGTACCAgcaaccaacataaaaaaaaaaatcatatcttaaTACCGtcctcccctcttcctctcgccttatgtttttttttttttttttgtgcgactTAACATCCGAAACTTCCTGTCCACAGCTGCAACGCTAGAGGGAACCCAAGCAATAACGTTCCCGCCGACAACCGCCTCCCACGGGAAAACTTTATACAGCGAACGCGCCCTGGCAACTCCTTTAATTAACCAACCTTGCCTCCCAGAACAAACGGGGTAAAGGCTACTAGGGATTTAATgaatatttgttaatttactaAGGGCCCTGTCGTGCAGGATTGGCAGGGCGCGATCTCGGGATTGTGTGGTACTCCTAGATCAGGCAAGAGTTCCTTGAATCCAAgtcatgtatattttttatttctaaagataAACTCCGAGCAGGTAATGAATGCCACTGGCGTTACTGAAAAGGACATTGGGTCGGTAATATATACACGCGTGTTACGAGGCGGGTTTTACCGAATTTTGATGCCCTATGGCATCCCATTTCTCCTCGAGGTATGCAAATATGAGATACATTTATAGATAATGGAATACTTTTTATATGAAGTTCATGCAACGAAGAAGGTAGGATCACATGCAGACACAATATCAGTATTGCTACTTGTGCTGTGACGCCCGAACACTTAAATGAAATGACTCGTAGAATAACCGGTTGGGCAAATGTTAAATTGTGGCCATTAAGGCATTTGCCATTGCCTATAAAAGGGATCGCGCTAGTGGCTTTTATAAGTCCTAATTCAGTCGATATGTAGCAATTAGAGGACTGATACCTAATCCAAAATCGCCTCCCACACGTATTAGTTTTTGGTCGTGTATTTAGAATATTATAtcataagatgagagaaatatcATATGGCTGGGTGAGAGAAGTGGTGAAGCAATGAAGGTGGCGAGGAAAAATATCAGTGTGGCTATGGAAGTAAAAGACTGCGTGTGCCTGAAGGTATTTTTGATTTATCAATCTTACATGGATTGGTGGTGGTTGTTAAAAAGCCGAGTGAAACCGCCGTATGAGGAACTTTGCTCGAAATATTATTATCACCCCCTTTTCACTCGTCTTTTTCGTTGGCCTTTTGTTATTATCACAACGTTCTCTACTATTACACTTCTGAGATCTTATCTTATATGTCATGACTGACATCATCTCGTTTTGTACCTAGTCATTTTAGTTATTTAAGAGAGAGTTGTCAAATCGTTAGCGTTTTGAACAGTGTAGCGTGTCAAAAGCAAGATGTCTCCACTTTTCTTTGGGGTTCATCCCTAAAAAAACAAGGCAAAATATTTACAGCTTTTAG
The sequence above is a segment of the Macrobrachium nipponense isolate FS-2020 chromosome 27, ASM1510439v2, whole genome shotgun sequence genome. Coding sequences within it:
- the LOC135200810 gene encoding uncharacterized protein LOC135200810 gives rise to the protein MYFTVVIITLLSLSRSSSQDVFQKSINPAALFKKLAQSCDGHNGGCGADDQNLLASEDKDTSEHADPEVSSQPRETGCQPYTHACVPYYQCIDGEINTSGTGLIDVRSKPLRECTDPQNPTIPGVCCRIPGATTPEPEKPCQAGLICVERIQCNADGAIKTDGSGVIDVRAHTKIQPCRLNTNSYESGVCCKPTPLEVCPNYKDCILEYECHSVTGPEECYIDKRNGVLGVCCDRLITNVCPEDAECIPESDCLGEIWNSARNFVSHRPGGDWYPCISPTGNKRGVCCRRSDPCPGDSVCIPEPECKGEIWNRARTFAPYRPNGDWYPCISPASNIRGVCCRRSDPCPGDSVCIPEPECKGEIWNRARTFAPYRPNGDWYPCISPASNIRGVCCRRSDPCPGDSVCIPEPECKGEIWNRARTFAPYRPNGDWYPCISPDGNIRGVCCRRSDPCPGDSVCVPEPECKGEIWNRARTFVPYRPNGDWYPCISPDDNIRGVCCRREDPCPGDSLCIPESECKGEIWNRARTFAPYGPNGDWYHCTISDGRGRGVCCRRSEIKDPKYIAATECGIRNYGREQRSRGTLGKNAALFGEFPWQAILFFRNYTYKCGASIVGNRWLITGAHCVNGYTHKDFRARLGEWQVDVYDEPLPYFDADISLIYAHPNFNADNLRNNIAIIELETPVKFQYHINAICLPSYSQTLSPGTVCIASGWGKDAFTGSYQAILNRVEVPFVGHGQCEELLRKTRLGRFFKLHESFMCAGGEENKDVCTGDGGGPLACKDLATGKYYLQGITSWGIDCGQKDVPGVYADVRFFSEWIKGIIRR